One window from the genome of Chiroxiphia lanceolata isolate bChiLan1 chromosome 15, bChiLan1.pri, whole genome shotgun sequence encodes:
- the CLTB gene encoding clathrin light chain B isoform X1, whose protein sequence is MADDFGFFSSSEGAGAEEDPAAAFLAQQESEIAGIENDEGFGPTDGEAAAAPGGQTAPPEQTGFQNGGATVNGDVFQESNGPTDAYAAIAKADRLTQEPESIRKWREEQKKRLEELDAASKVTEQEWREKAKKDLEEWNLRQNEQMEKNRANNRIADKAFYQQPDADVIGYVASEEAFLKESKEETPGSEWEKVAQLCDFNPKSSKQSKDVSRMRSVLISLKQTPLSR, encoded by the exons ATGGCCGACGACTTCGGCTTCTTTTCCTCGTCCGAGGGCGCCGGCGCTGAGGAGGACCCGGCCGCCGCCTTCCTGGCCCAGCAGGAGAGCGAGATCGCGGGTATCGAGAACGACGAGGGCTTCGGGCCGACCGACGGCGAGGCGGCCGCCGCCCCGGGCGGGCAGACGGCCCCACCGGAACAGA ctgGTTTCCAGAATGGAGGAGCCACTGTCAACGGAGATGTGTTTCAG GAGTCCAATGGCCCCACGGATGCCTACGCAGCCATAGCCAAGGCTGACCGGCTGACCCAGGAACCCGAGAGCATCCGCAAGTGGAGGGAGGAGCAGAAGAAGcgcctggaggagctgg ATGCAGCATCGAAGGTGACTGAGCAGGAATGGCGTGAGAAGGCCAAGAAGGACCTGGAGGAGTGGAACCTCCGTCAAAATGAGCAGATGGAGAAGAACCGGGCAAACAACAG GATCGCTGACAAAGCCTTTTACCAGCAGCCGGACGCCGATGTCATTGGCTACGT GGCATCGGAGGAAGCATTCCTGAAGGAGTCCAAGGAGGAGACCCCAGGCTCTGAGTGGGAGAAGGTGGCCCAGCTGTGTGATTTCAACCCCAAGAGCAGCAAGCAGAGCAAGGATGTCTCGCGGATGCGCTCGGTGCTCATCTCCCTGAAACAGACGCCCCTGTCCCGCtag
- the CLTB gene encoding clathrin light chain B isoform X2 — protein sequence MADDFGFFSSSEGAGAEEDPAAAFLAQQESEIAGIENDEGFGPTDGEAAAAPGGQTAPPEQTGFQNGGATVNGDVFQESNGPTDAYAAIAKADRLTQEPESIRKWREEQKKRLEELDAASKVTEQEWREKAKKDLEEWNLRQNEQMEKNRANNRASEEAFLKESKEETPGSEWEKVAQLCDFNPKSSKQSKDVSRMRSVLISLKQTPLSR from the exons ATGGCCGACGACTTCGGCTTCTTTTCCTCGTCCGAGGGCGCCGGCGCTGAGGAGGACCCGGCCGCCGCCTTCCTGGCCCAGCAGGAGAGCGAGATCGCGGGTATCGAGAACGACGAGGGCTTCGGGCCGACCGACGGCGAGGCGGCCGCCGCCCCGGGCGGGCAGACGGCCCCACCGGAACAGA ctgGTTTCCAGAATGGAGGAGCCACTGTCAACGGAGATGTGTTTCAG GAGTCCAATGGCCCCACGGATGCCTACGCAGCCATAGCCAAGGCTGACCGGCTGACCCAGGAACCCGAGAGCATCCGCAAGTGGAGGGAGGAGCAGAAGAAGcgcctggaggagctgg ATGCAGCATCGAAGGTGACTGAGCAGGAATGGCGTGAGAAGGCCAAGAAGGACCTGGAGGAGTGGAACCTCCGTCAAAATGAGCAGATGGAGAAGAACCGGGCAAACAACAG GGCATCGGAGGAAGCATTCCTGAAGGAGTCCAAGGAGGAGACCCCAGGCTCTGAGTGGGAGAAGGTGGCCCAGCTGTGTGATTTCAACCCCAAGAGCAGCAAGCAGAGCAAGGATGTCTCGCGGATGCGCTCGGTGCTCATCTCCCTGAAACAGACGCCCCTGTCCCGCtag
- the HIGD2A gene encoding HIG1 domain family member 2A, mitochondrial gives MAAGPPPPLDRPMLPAFREEGFGDKFLRKTRENPLVPLGCLCTVGVLTYGLICFKRGNTRGSQLMMRARILAQGFTFAALLGGMVVTALKSRQ, from the exons ATGGCGGCCGGGCCGCCACCGCCGCTCGATCGCCCCATGCTACCCGCGTTCAGGGAGGAGGGATTCGGGGACAAGTTCCTGCGCAAGACCCGCGAGAACCCCCTCGTGCCCCTCG GCTGCCTGTGCACCGTCGGCGTCCTGACCTACGGCCTGATCTGCTTCAAGAGGGGCAACACCCGCGGGTCACAGCTGATGATGCGGGCGCGTATCCTGGCCCAGGGCTTCACCTTCGCGGCCCTGCTGGGGGGCATGGTGGTCACGGCCCTGAAATCCAGACAGTGA
- the NOP16 gene encoding nucleolar protein 16, with product MPKAKGKSRRHKYSYNLNRKRLYRSARRRAAPRIACSHIRHAWDPSKSVAQNLAEMGLSEDPNKALPIPKKLGVEAESNGQQSGKKIVRKPYVVNEMEYEASLPEKKSNTLSRDLIDYVKYMIQNHGENYKEMARDEKNYYQDTPKQIKRKINVYKNFYPEEYKEFIASLKPEKMDVQ from the exons ATGCCGAAGGCGAAGGGGAAAAGCCGGCGGCACAAATACTCCTACAACCTCAACCGCAAGCGCCTCTACcgcagcgcccgccgccgcgccgcgccTCGCATCGCCTG CTCGCACATCCGCCATGCCTGGGACCCGAGCAAGTCGGTGGCGCAGAACCTGGCCGAGATGGGCCTGTCCGAGGACCCCAACAAGGCCCTTCCCATACCGAAGAAGCTG GGAGTGGAAGCGGAAAGCAATGGACAAcagtcaggaaagaaaatagtgCGGAAGCCGTACGTGGTGAACG AGATGGAATATGAGGCCAGCCTCCCCGAGAAGAAATCGAACACACTGTCACGGGACCTCATTGACTACGTGAAGTACATGATACAGAACCATGGGGAAAACTACAAG GAAATGGCTCGAGATGAGAAGAACTACTACCAGGATACTCCCAAACAGATTAAGAGAAAGATCAATGTGTACAAGAATTTCTATCCCGAGGAGTACAAGGAATTCATTGCATCACTCAAGCCGGAAAAGATGGATGTGCAGTGA